Proteins from a single region of Anastrepha ludens isolate Willacy chromosome 5, idAnaLude1.1, whole genome shotgun sequence:
- the LOC128864412 gene encoding adult cuticle protein 1-like, which yields MKFVVAVVMLALAVGVHSSLLTAQIAPGVSYVTPGLGPLLAPGLGLGLGSWGLPAAISAHGLWGGIPGISLSQGPGAAIAAPLAVSHALGTGPGVYVAKTRGAIHTAPLAGHINSATSLNLAPAPGTL from the exons ATGAAG TTCGTTGTTGCCGTAGTCATGTTGGCTCTCGCCGTTGGTGTACACTCATCCTTATTGACTGCTCAGATCGCACCGGGCGTGTCATATGTGACCCCGGGACTTGGTCCATTGCTCGCACCTGGTCTTGGACTTGGACTTGGTTCATGGGGCTTACCAGCCGCCATTAGCGCTCACGGTCTTTGGGGTGGCATTCCCGGCATCTCTCTTAGTCAAGGACCTGGTGCTGCTATTGCTGCTCCTCTTGCTGTTTCCCATGCTTTGGGCACAGGTCCAGGTGTTTATGTGGCGAAGACTCGTGGTGCCATTCACACCGCCCCATTGGCCGGACACATCAACTCGGCGACTTCTCTGAATTTGGCACCAGCTCCAGGCACTTTGTAA